One segment of Gasterosteus aculeatus chromosome 3, fGasAcu3.hap1.1, whole genome shotgun sequence DNA contains the following:
- the guk1a gene encoding guanylate kinase isoform X1: MYMRYFSRLLSAMAGPRPVVLSGPSGAGKSTLLKKLLKEYDSVFGFSVSHTTRNPRPGEENGKDYHYVTREVMQTGIEKGDFIESAEFSGNMYGTSKAAVQDVQAKNLICVLDIDMQGVRNIKGTDLRPIYVSIQPPSIAVLEKRLRDRKTESEESLQKRLKAAKVDMEFSKEPGMFDVLIINDNLEDAYGQLKRALLEEITKVKEVNMSS, encoded by the exons caATGGCGGGACCCAGGCCCGTGGTGCTCAGCGGCCCGTCCGGGGCAGGGAAGAGCACTCTGTTGAAGAAGCTCTTAAAAGAATACGACAGTGTCTTTGGCTTCAGTGTTTCCC ATACAACGAGAAATCCTCGGCCCGGAGAAGAGAACGGCAAAG ATTACCATTACGTCACACGGGAGGTGATGCAGACGGGGATCGAAAAGGGCGATTTCATTGAGAGCGCCGAGTTCTCGGGCAACATGTACGGCACCAGCAAAGCCGCCGTGCAGGACGTGCAGGCCAAGAACCTCATCTGCGTTCTGGACATCGACATGCAGGGCGTGAGGAACATCAAGGGCACGGACCTCCGTCCCATCTACGTCTCCATCCAGCCCCCATCCATCGCCGTCCTG GAAAAACGTTTAAGGGACAGAAAGACCGAGTCAGAGGAGAGCCTCCAGAAGCGTTTAAAAGCAGCTAAGGTGGACATGGAGTTca GTAAAGAACCTGGAATGTTCGATGTCCTAATCATCAATGATAATCTGGAGGATGCCTATGGGCAGTTAAAACGGGCTCTTCTCGAG GAAATCACTAAGGTCAAGGAAGTCAACATGTCTTCGTAA
- the guk1a gene encoding guanylate kinase isoform X2: MAGPRPVVLSGPSGAGKSTLLKKLLKEYDSVFGFSVSHTTRNPRPGEENGKDYHYVTREVMQTGIEKGDFIESAEFSGNMYGTSKAAVQDVQAKNLICVLDIDMQGVRNIKGTDLRPIYVSIQPPSIAVLEKRLRDRKTESEESLQKRLKAAKVDMEFSKEPGMFDVLIINDNLEDAYGQLKRALLEEITKVKEVNMSS; the protein is encoded by the exons ATGGCGGGACCCAGGCCCGTGGTGCTCAGCGGCCCGTCCGGGGCAGGGAAGAGCACTCTGTTGAAGAAGCTCTTAAAAGAATACGACAGTGTCTTTGGCTTCAGTGTTTCCC ATACAACGAGAAATCCTCGGCCCGGAGAAGAGAACGGCAAAG ATTACCATTACGTCACACGGGAGGTGATGCAGACGGGGATCGAAAAGGGCGATTTCATTGAGAGCGCCGAGTTCTCGGGCAACATGTACGGCACCAGCAAAGCCGCCGTGCAGGACGTGCAGGCCAAGAACCTCATCTGCGTTCTGGACATCGACATGCAGGGCGTGAGGAACATCAAGGGCACGGACCTCCGTCCCATCTACGTCTCCATCCAGCCCCCATCCATCGCCGTCCTG GAAAAACGTTTAAGGGACAGAAAGACCGAGTCAGAGGAGAGCCTCCAGAAGCGTTTAAAAGCAGCTAAGGTGGACATGGAGTTca GTAAAGAACCTGGAATGTTCGATGTCCTAATCATCAATGATAATCTGGAGGATGCCTATGGGCAGTTAAAACGGGCTCTTCTCGAG GAAATCACTAAGGTCAAGGAAGTCAACATGTCTTCGTAA
- the LOC120815629 gene encoding guanylate kinase isoform X1 has protein sequence MRDFTAKAMAGPRPVVLSGPSGAGKTTLLNKLLKEYDSVFGRSVSHTTRNPRPGEENGKDYHYVTREVMQTGIQKGDFVESAEFSGNMYGTSKAAVQDVQAKNLICVRVVDMQGVRSIKGTDLRPIYVSIQPPSIAVLEKRLRDRKTESEDDLQKRLKAAKVDMEFSKEPGIFDFLIINDNLEDAYGELKQALLEEITKFKEVNVSS, from the exons CGATGGCGGGACCCAGGCCCGTGGTGCTCAGCGGCCCGTCCGGGGCAGGGAAGACCACTCTGTTGAATAAGCTCTTAAAAGAATACGACAGTGTCTTTGGCCGCAGTGTTTCCC ATACAACGAGAAATCCTCGGCCCGGAGAAGAGAACGGCAAAG ATTACCATTACGTCACACGGGAGGTGATGCAGACGGGGATCCAAAAGGGCGATTTCGTAGAGAGCGCCGAGTTCTCGGGCAACATGTACGGGACCAGCAAGGCCGCCGTGCAGGACGTGCAGGCCAAGAACCTCATCTGCGTTCGGGTCGTCGACATGCAGGGCGTGAGGAGCATCAAGGGCACGGACCTCCGTCCCATCTACGTCTCCATCCAGCCCCCATCCATCGCCGTCCTG GAAAAACGTTTAAGGGACAGAAAGACCGAGTCAGAGGATGACCTCCAGAAGCGTTTAAAAGCAGCTAAGGTGGACATGGAGTTCA GTAAAGAACCTGGAATATTTGATTTCCTAATCATCAATGATAATCTGGAGGATGCCTATGGGGAGTTAAAACAGGCTCTTCTCGAG GAAATCACTAAGTTCAAGGAAGTCAACGTGTCTTCGTAA
- the LOC120815629 gene encoding guanylate kinase isoform X2, producing MAGPRPVVLSGPSGAGKTTLLNKLLKEYDSVFGRSVSHTTRNPRPGEENGKDYHYVTREVMQTGIQKGDFVESAEFSGNMYGTSKAAVQDVQAKNLICVRVVDMQGVRSIKGTDLRPIYVSIQPPSIAVLEKRLRDRKTESEDDLQKRLKAAKVDMEFSKEPGIFDFLIINDNLEDAYGELKQALLEEITKFKEVNVSS from the exons ATGGCGGGACCCAGGCCCGTGGTGCTCAGCGGCCCGTCCGGGGCAGGGAAGACCACTCTGTTGAATAAGCTCTTAAAAGAATACGACAGTGTCTTTGGCCGCAGTGTTTCCC ATACAACGAGAAATCCTCGGCCCGGAGAAGAGAACGGCAAAG ATTACCATTACGTCACACGGGAGGTGATGCAGACGGGGATCCAAAAGGGCGATTTCGTAGAGAGCGCCGAGTTCTCGGGCAACATGTACGGGACCAGCAAGGCCGCCGTGCAGGACGTGCAGGCCAAGAACCTCATCTGCGTTCGGGTCGTCGACATGCAGGGCGTGAGGAGCATCAAGGGCACGGACCTCCGTCCCATCTACGTCTCCATCCAGCCCCCATCCATCGCCGTCCTG GAAAAACGTTTAAGGGACAGAAAGACCGAGTCAGAGGATGACCTCCAGAAGCGTTTAAAAGCAGCTAAGGTGGACATGGAGTTCA GTAAAGAACCTGGAATATTTGATTTCCTAATCATCAATGATAATCTGGAGGATGCCTATGGGGAGTTAAAACAGGCTCTTCTCGAG GAAATCACTAAGTTCAAGGAAGTCAACGTGTCTTCGTAA